The window GGTATCGTCGAAATAATTTCATTCCGCAACAAATTACTGCGtgcattattacaattatttttaaatatctcgtTATGAAACGCAGACGAAAGTACAGAGCCTGAGAACCGTCAGAAATCTATCAATTCACACGATAGCGagacattttattttttgtcgTCGATCCTATGACTACGATATAAAACGGCACGACGTCTACATCTAAACTTTTATCTATGTACAATAAACGCTCGGCGAAATCCTCGCGGAAACGTTGATCAGTTTCAATCGAAACCAGCCGCTCGAGGTTCGCCGTAAAATTTCTATCGCTGATTTTTCAAGATTGATCAGCGCTATGTCTAAATTTATATCTAGATTATTTCAAGTATTTGCACGAGTTGTATGGAAGGTTTGCATCGAACAGATTCGAGCGAAAAACTTCTCGtcatattttcttcctttcgttcgaTTCGAAACACGTTCGGTTTCGTACGATATTCTTGCGTAGCGACATTAGAACCGTTTATCCGCGTACATTTGAACAAAACGCTTCGAAaagtatatcttttatttaaaaatagggAAATAGTGAAAATGGAAAGAAGAAGATTCGAAAGAATTGTACATAGTCGAGAAAAAAGTGATCTTTCAACGTGATCGAATCGTTTGGTATAGGGCAGTGCTTGAAGGAACAACGTCGACCATAATTCTGGATTACGTTTGTTCCTCTCGTAGACTTTTCCTTTATGCCTTCTTATTGTATTCATATCGATTACTTAGAATAATTCCGAACACCGATAAAGATACTGTTCgattaaatattagaaaatcaCTTTGGCAACACTAAATCCTGTGTTGTTTCGCCTTCCTTCTTGAACCTGCTGTTTCTCATTGGGTTTGACAATTCATAGTAGTTAACAGTATAATGCGCTCTACCTAAACATACAATGGCACGATTGGCCTTGACCCTAGGCCGAATTTCAGGGTCGTTACATCGCTACTCCAAATGGTTAAGCCGTTAACTAACGCCATCGCTGACGGAATAAATTATCCTTGATGCGAGACACTTGGGATTAACTCTGGGCAATGTTTTCTTCGTTCACCCGTTAATCGTTAAATATAAATCTTTAAGTCCAAAAAGATCGATACTGTCGGTCGATATTCGATCGATTCGCCTCCTTCGAACGTATAATTCGTCGGAAGAATAAGATTCACGGCCTCGACGATCGAGCAAGATTCACGTTTGACAAGGACTACGTGGACTCCATCGAAACGTTCGGAACGTTTACGCACGAGTAATTAGACATTACTCGCCTTCGCCTTGTTCGTTATTCTGCAAGAGTGAACCAATGTGGAATCCGTAGCCCAGTCGATTGGCGAGGCCTGTCACGGATCAGAGATTCTCCTCGTCCGCATCTTCGTCCTCAGAACCTCCGTAATTTTCTCCACTGTCTTGATGATCAACCACAACGAATAGCGCCATAAAACCTTTGTTCGATATCGTGTCGTCCGTTCTGAACCTTACCAGCAATGCCTCGTTTATCGATATGAAGTCGGTGGTATTCTGAAATAAACGAATTGCATATTAAAATTCAATGTCGATACAAATGGCTGGATTGCGTTCAAGCATCGACACGTAAAAGCGAACTTTACTTTTCATTCAGGCCAGAAGATAAGACTTACGCTGTTTCCACAATATCGTCCATACAGAAGACCGGACGTATCTAAACCGGAATAAACTTCGACGAAATCGTAATTGCAGTCGCTCTCTGATTCCAATTGGAACGTGACAAACGTGAAATGTACGTTTTTGCCAGGTGGTGCCTCGATCGCCCAATCACAATCGGTCCTGTGGTCGTAATTGTGGGTGCCGTACTTCGCATGAGAGTACAAATGCTTTACTTCGGTCGTGGCAATCAAGTGGCCACCGCAAGCTGTAGAACGAGATTAGGTGAACGAAATTGTACCTAACAACTTAAATTACTTGATACTATCGCAGACGTAAAATGAATCGCTACGATGCTTCAGAAAGCACAGTACACCTCGATACTTTCATTTATTGAATTCGATCGACTACTAACACTGACATCTGTCTTTTTcggaatttttaatataattctgTAGATTTGAATTGTTTCTTAATGGAAATATATATCAGGCACGCttgtacatttttttcattgaaACAGAAAATTCACTCAAGCACAACATTTTTCTGGCATATTCTGATATTTCTCATGCGATTCTGATTGTCGTACGAGATTTTACGAAAAATCGCGCGAAGCACGAAAGAGGTCGTGCTTTAAAAGGCAAGATTGATGTTATGGTGGAAATCTTACAGAAGTAAGTCACATTCTTAATAACGAAAGTGCGATTACTTCGTTTAAATTGATGGCACTCTTACCTGTACTGTGAGTCGCAAGGAAACCTTTCCTTTGGACGGAAGCATCGCTCTTAAATACCATATACATTTGATTCCCAGTTGCGAGGATTGGATGCGGCTCTTTGGTACCGCAAAATTTGCCCAGAACGTGACTATCCGGTGAATCGCCGTCGTAAATAGCGATATGATCGTAATTGCATTCTTGATGGGATTCCATCTCGAAAACTTTGAAAACCTGGATGATTTCGAAATCgcatcaaatttataaattttcgcgcgagtaaataaaattctagttagtaaaattataaaacgattCTTAGATACTAACTAATTTAATACGATGTCCTGGTTTGGTAACAAAGTGCCAGACGCAGTCCTTTAGGCCGGGATAATAGTCTGGATAGTTTGGCGATGTTATAGTACCCATAGGTGCGACAATTTCGTACTTGCAACCGCCCTCCTTGCAGTCATGGCCATTTTCATGAAGCGTAAAACCGTTGTGACACGAACATTGATAAGATCCTATCGTGTTTCTGCATTCGTGTTGACAACCACCGTTGTTGTTCGCGCATTCGTCCATGTCCGTGAAGAAGACGGCGGCGAAACCAGTTTTTTGAATACTGTAATcgcagagagagaaaaagaaagagagagagaatatcAGAAAAGAATATATCTTGTTAAATTAGGGTTCCCTTAAAATTTATAAACCagctaataataaaatttaagtgATTTACCTATTATCAGATGTGAATGTCACTCTTAAGGAGTTTCCCTCCGAGGTAATCAACGACGGTAGCCTCGAACCGCAAAAAATACCATGTTTTCTCAAAAGATCGTCTCCGAGCTTGCTGCTTACTTCCACAGAATCGTATTCGCAATCCTGTTGACGAGCATTATTGCCTTCTAGATCGAAGTGCGTGAAATTTAGCGTGATACGATATTGAGGCGGAGCTATGATTTCCCAGACACAATCCTTGTTTCCCGGGTAAGTTACCGGAAACGAGGGGCTCGTGATAGTTCCGTTACTGTCCTCGAATACTCCGCCACAGGCATCTGACGGACATAAGTATACATCAACTGGCGTAAAGAGATATACCGAAATTCTAATCTGCTGGCACTCAAATAATTCTAAAGAGAGTACTTGAAAGGAAGAagaatttttcaacattttctacAATATACCTTCACAGTGTTTTCCATCGGAATGTAATTCGTAGCCAGGTTTACAGGAACATTCGAATCCACCCAAAGTATTGATGCAATTGTGTTCGCAGCCGTGCTCGATCAAAACACACTCGTCGAAttctaaaacaaaaaatgtgccGAAAGCATCGATTAAATTCTCTTCGATTGATTTGGAAAAATTTGCTTTATTCTATATTCTCTTTAATTCACGCTTCGATGAATCTCGCTCAAAATTCATTTACTACCACGAAGATACCTTAGCCGAAGATTACTGGTATAAGATAAAAGGATAAAGCAAATCCAATCGACAGCCATTGAAACTCGACCGAACGTAAAACTGGAGCGTACCTTTCATGAACGTGGCCGAGAACCCAGCCTTCTGTACGGACCCGTCGCTAACGAACTTCACCAGAAGTTTGTTACCGGTGGACTTAATGTCCGGCGGTATCTTGTAACCGCAGTAAACCCCGATCAATGGCGAGTCCGCGTTATGACCGTCCCGTACCTCCACGTAGTCGTACACGCAGTTGTCGTGGTTTTCGATCTCGAACGATTGAAACTTTAGCGCCACTTGGAAGTTCTGCGGCACGGACAACTTCCAGACGCACTCCTTGCTCGACTGATAGCCCTCCGGGTAGTTAGGCGATTCCAAATGGCCTGTGTCTTCCACCTCGATTTCACCGCCACACACAGCCTCGTAGCTCGCAGTAAAACCACGATGTCCCGTCTGATGGCTCGACGTTACATATGTAACCAGCATTCGACTTCCGGTCGAGACCACAGGTTCGTGGATCTTTCCGCTTCCGCAGTATCGACCTGTGTTGCGATTAAATTGTTGTTACGAGAGTCCCGACGAATATACTCGAGGCATCGACTTGTATTTCGATATTGCGTTCGAatgatttttcgatttttcgaaatgGAGTGCTGAGAATTACGATGGTTAATCCAGTGCTCTATATTTGTTGTTAGATCTTCCTAGGATTTCCTAGAATTCATTGAACGCGATAATAACCACGAGAATAATCGTGTACGATAATATTGAAACATCGGTTATTCCATAAACCTAGTTCTACGATGTGTCTCTCCCCCTGTGAATAGCGGCATATCGGGATCACCTTAAAACCCGAAATCCAATCAAGTAAAATACGATATTCATATTGACCGTGTGCAGGACCGTAAAGGATTATAcaaatcttatataacgttgaCAAACTAAATCCttcgataaatttctatttcgaacgaaactttgttttaaaaatatcattctCTGCCCGTTAATTATTGCCATGCAAAAAAGAAATAGTGGATATATTCGTAAACAGGATTTTCTATAGAAACGTCGGAATAAGGCCAACAGGAATTTCCTTAGCCGTGGTGAATGCAATATTCGAGATATATATCCGCGATACAGTCGGACCAGGGATAAGTATAAATTTTGTGTTTCGGCTTCGTTATCACGCGTTCTACTTACCCAGCACGTTGCTTTTGAACCAGTATCCGTCTCTGATCTCCAAGTAATCGCTGCGACAAAAATTGCTCTTAAATATATCGAGCGACGTGATGTTCAGGACTATTCGTTCGCCGTGGGTCGCCGTGATTCTCCATTCGCATCGTTCGCCCTCCACTGGCGGTGACCTGTTCGGATGATCCAAGATCGGTGATCCGAAACTTCCACTGTTTTCTTGAAACGTCCTGCCACATTCTGTGAAAATACAAATTAGATATTTACTCGAAAGCCCATATCTAATGATAAATTTTTTCGCTGAAATTACCGGTCTCTGTAATATACTAAAaaagagaatataatatatttgtaattatcaaTGCGGTGGTAAAAGCATCCTGATACGTTTCAAGTAATTGCAAAAATGACTAGTGTCCTTATTAACTTACTGTAGCATCTGTAAAGAAGGTTCGTCTGAGCGATATCCCCCTCGCTGAGTCGAAGTCTCTGACCAATCTCAGGCCGCTTCTTGCCATGAATTTCCATTGGTAAAATCGTGTCTAAGTACGTCCCTCTCGAAAACGTGTTCTTCGCGTAGTGCATAATGGAATCGTAATCGTACGGCAAACCAAGCGAATTCACTTCCTCCTCTGTCAGTTTATTGAAGTTGTACTCCTGACCtacaaagaattttttaaaattccattaaacGATGGTTAACGCAATATACGCACGCAAATCGATACAGGCTAATCTCTAACGTTCGTACGCTCTTGCATGTCTGACGTGCGATCGCGCGTTATATCGTACGTGCACGCAAACATTCGAAATACGAGGTCAGGATCGTCAACCGAGATCCAAATTGACCACTTCGAATCGACAAACATCTGACGCTTACAGCATCGGGAACTAGCGTCAGGTAACTGTCTCTGTGTAACTGTAGTTGGTAACTCGACGTGCCATCGAAGAAACACAGCCGGCCGATTTCATCGACTATCCAGTTGCTTTCAAAGCGGCATTCGACATTGTCAATCGTTTCCGGTATACACAAAGTCTGGCAACGTCGCACGGACGATATTCCCCGTTTCGACGAAGTCTCGAGTGTTATTCGATCGTATAGGCTGTAGCCGGTGTTTCGATCTTTGTTTGATCATCGAAAACGGATCGGTAACCTTAACGAAACCACAACAACGGCACGCGCGTTCCTCGCGCGATTTTGTCGAGCCAAGGCGAGCTTGCGTGACTGAAGGTGTAATTTCACCGCCTAAACAGATGGTGCTGGGTCTCGCTAATTAAACAGCTCGTTACCATTCCTGTTACGAGTATCCATTAATCGGGATGCGATCACCCGTTCAGGGACTGTCACATCGTgtgtaaatattagaatacCGACCCTCGATTAGTTGTCATCGCTAATGATTGGTGAGATTTGCCCGACACCCCGTTGCCAAATTGGTCCATTAATCTAAAACGGATATCTATTCGCCTATTGGCGAAGGTAAACCCGCGCCACGGCCATTTCCTAGCTGAAACGGAATCGAGAGTCAAGCACGTACCAAAAAGCCATGCTCCTCGTGCGGGATCCTTCTCACGTTCACCAAACACCGGAGACTGCTAACGACGTCAAAGCGTTCGCGAAACGACGCTGCTGTGATTCGATATCGTTAAAGTACGTTTATACGTTCCTTTAATGGTTAGAATGAAACATCCTTAGCGTGTATGGGATCTTAGGTAGGTATGAAAATAGAATAGTTTGTTTTTGTAACTTGGCTTTATTTGAACTATACTTTGTTGGAATATATGGAGGAAGAGAGGTGACGGTGGTGGAAAAAATTCACTTACCAGACATGATATTGTCACGGATAATCTGTACATGACGATCGCGATCGGGTCTCGTGTGCTCGTGCCAAAAGCCAACCACGTGGCCCAACTCGTGAACCACTATTCCGAACTTGTCGCAATTCTTCCCGATACTTATCGCCTGCGGACCGTTTCCTCGTTTCCCGACGAACGAGCAGCATCTGCGAAGTTGTTTCAAAAGCAAAATGAAAGAGATTCTGCAAATGAATCTTAGATCGATATACATCGAAAGACACTGTCTTCTCCATCGCATTTTCTTGCTACGCGAGAAGCTATATAAAAATGTGTATTTTTCTAACGAACCGAAACTGTTTACAACGATAGAGTATCAAAGTTGTTACGTGTTATGAAAAATGAGTTTCTTCGGAAAACCAGTATTTAAAGatactttcttttcttatcCATGAATTAACAAACTCACCCACACGGCCTTTCCGTGAACAGTATGTAATTAGGATGCTCTTGAGGAAGCCTTTCGACGAATTTAACGCAAGTGAAATTCTCCCAATGCCTCATGGCTTGCTTGAACAGGGCTTTGTGAGCACCGGAAAAATTTCCATCGATCTCGTACGGGATCACTCCATGATCCCATACACGTTCCTTGCGTGCTGTCGCGGCTCTTCGTGTCCTGCTGGAAAATCTATGTCTTGTGGTACCACGTTTGTTTGCCGAATACTTTGGTTTATGCTCCATGTCGTAGAATTCTATCGAACGTAGCTGTCTATCGTGCAACGACACTACCTCGTCTGAAGAGTCATCGAAATCTCGTCTGACTAGGGGAATCTTGCGACTACGATGCCTCCTTTTCGTTGCTCTGCAAACGGATATGTTCATTGATTTAGTTTTCCCTAACTTTTTCtgtatttctttctttgcttcctttttcttttttaaacaatttgcaTATTATTCTTTGCGCAATCCTCTAGAGAAATATCGTAAAGATACTTTccaaaaattatttcgatattttatctttattgtGCGATTTTTCGCTGGAATAATATAACTCTGAAGTAAAGTTCGTTAAACGTTGCTATTATGACTATACCGTAATACTTTTTGAAGCTCTTATCAAAATTTCAACGCGTGATTGTCAGATTTTTTGAAAACCCACTACCTATAATCTTCGGAAGCAAATACCACGAAATGagaatcgtttaatttaatcGGATACGCACGGTCGTAAGAGGTTTATATCACTTACTTCCTCCTTGAAACCGCTTAAAGAGAACCACCTAAAACGGTCGTAAAGGGGCCCGTCTAAATTTTCATTCTCGACTCAATTTTCGTCGAATCGCATTCTTTCCCCGCTATTCCATATTCGCCGAAACATCGTTCCCGTCAAGGGTAAGAGATTCCCCAGTTAATCTTACCGTGTCGTGCTTTTACGATCTCTAGCGTTATTTACGTGACGCGAAGCTGGTCGAGTTTCCCctacttttttcctttttttctcttagtGAAAGAAAAAAGCCAGGTTTCGGGGTTGAGGGGCAAAAAGAAGCTcgtaaaaaaagagaagaaaaaatggcaaaagaaagagaggaaaaagaaacacgAAACACCGGAAAATTTACTCACAAGAGCGGCATCGAAACGTTCAACGCTGGGGTCGTTAAAAAACTGTAAGACCGGAAAATTTACGGCGCAAAGTAGCAGCCATCAAATGTTTAATGTAACCGGAATACCGGGATCGTTAATGGTAAAAGCCTGCTTGCCATTTATTAATATCCTGTTAGCGTAATATCGAATATTATTGTCGAAGTTTCGCGAGGTTCGCCCGCGACCTACTCCATTATCGTCTTGTAAATAGCAATTTCCATCGTACGTTCGATCGTGTGCCGCGTCGTAAAACGGTCACACGTGTTTCAAAGGATAATCAACATCGGTCACCGGATGTTTACTAAGTAAATAACCGGACGGATAACGGGGTTGAAGTTGACCGGCTAGTGCAATCCTCTTCTGACTTCGATAGCGACCAAATAGTTTATGGACTCGCGGCGAATTGTTATGATTGTATCGCGTCTCGTGAAAGTTAAAAGAACGCACGTTCGTTTATAACGAAACGGTGGAGAGCGACAAGGGGACGAAAAACGAGACGAAACGACGAGGAACGAGGCAAAGCTGCCGCGAAAACAGGTGTTCGCGGTTATAAAAATGGCCGCGAAACACGGCATTAAAGCGGACCGTTGCTTCGCGAATTGAATGTACCGGCAGTTGAGTTTTTTTACGATATCGGATGAAATTGCCACCGGCCTGGAACAAACGCGCTTTTTAGAGGCCCTTCGGCCGCGCGGCCTCCGCGGACACCCCTTTATCGGTCGGAAAAAAGCAATCGTGGCTAACGAACTGACCGGTCAAGTGTCCAATTCCAACTTTGATGAAACGTGTATTTATGTGTTGCGCCGTGTTGGACTTTCGCACGGGAAAAAGGTACACCGTTTTACACCAAAAACTTTGttatatgtattgtaattttGCCGATATGAGATTGATCGACGACATACTGAAACCTAAGTGTTTCTTCGTCACAAACAGCGAGCGTGTATTCTCCTCcccgtaatatttattttatctcgtTCGTTTGCTTCAGAGTGAGAAACACGAAGCGTGTTCGCGACGTACGAAAATATGTACGTGGTGCGAAAAGATTACGCGTGATACAGATTCTATTAAGTTTTGTGGGTCGCTGGAATAACTTCACGACGCAACGGATAAAAAATGGATAGCAAATGACATTCGATTCTATAAACACGATAAGCCTGGTACGGAGGATGCCAAGGATTTTGCGTTACGAAACTCAATACAAAACTTGTCCGTCGTAAGGTTCGATACTGATGACTGTAGGTCGCGAGGATTCTATAAGAACGACATCCAGAATCTCGAGGCCGGCAGGTCTTCGATATCGGCGATTCCGCACTTACGAGGCACGATATCAGCAAGAATTTCAGCTTTAAAGATATGGAACTTGATAGAGGAAAAAATCTTTCCTGCATCGAGGTATACGATATCGGCAACCCTCGAATTCTAGAACTCGGTCAAAACGATTCTCGAATCTGGAACAGTTTCTTGAACGAAGAACATTTTTAACCGCGTATTCGTATTGAGAGATTTCATGCCTCTTGGTCCTAAGGAAATGTTGCGAGAAGACTGGGTCGCTATCTTTCGCTGAATTTTAACGAAACATGCAAAATGAGTTCGCAATTAAATGTAAAAGATTTAAGAGATATCTTTCGTTTTAATGAAAAGGAACATTAAAACTTTagcgtagatttcttttcatacgcTTGGTTACTTCATAACGAAGCAGGAACGTACACTTTGTACACTGAAAACGCAAGTGGTGTTTTACACTTTGTCGTACATATTGGAATAACGTAGCCTCTTCGACGGAgttgaaaaaaagaatttctatgtCTGTACTAGCCGCATTTCTGTTTGCATAATACGAGGAAACGCAATAAAATCTTTCGGCAAATATCTCACGGGCACACGGCGGTGTGCCGCATGCATATTCATTGGTAGAAACGAAGCAAAATCGCGAAAGAACTTTAAGCCACCGATTTGAGATACTTCTCGTATGAGCGGATTAGCACAGGTTTTATCAATAGAAAGCTCGTCTAAAGATCACTAGACAGTTAATCCTCGTTATGGAGTTTCTTATAAAAAAtcttatagaaaatttttcCCCAACAAATTAGCTTAGTCGAAATTTCAATCTAACGCTTTTGTATCATTTATCTTGCAACAAATCTTTTCGTACGAAGAGCAATAAGCGAGATTCATTAACGAAATAAATGTTATCATCGAAAGAACAGATTTTAATTCGATCTAGTGAAATGTACGATTATGCCGTTTGAAATATCAGAAGCAAGCTTGCAAAGCATCATTCGCGCAACTCACCATCCCAGCCAGAAATTATCAACcgaattaacaattaacaaaacAATCTCCGACAAAAATCAAATCATCTCGCTTGCCGGGCTTCGACCCTCGGTTGTGTCCAAACTAGTGAATTACCTCATCCCGAAAATTCAATCGCCCTCCCCTCGTAATCCTGTATCAGAGAATCCGCCAAAAAATAAACTCGCTCCCAAAAAGCAGGGACACAATTTATCCTGTCCCCTGCTCGGTTCGAATCCGCGAAAACGAATGGTATCGGGTTAGGGGGTATGAAAACGGAAAGAAGGGGAGAAAAGGTGGAGGACGGGGGTGAGGCTTGCGAGGGGAATGacactttgaaaaataatttgccCCCTTCGCGTAAACATTG is drawn from Bombus terrestris chromosome 12, iyBomTerr1.2, whole genome shotgun sequence and contains these coding sequences:
- the LOC100643173 gene encoding bone morphogenetic protein 1 isoform X2, with product MVDRNQYSMDGELEGGFSFNARNEDARPGVRDEGVEFRLESTTPPTKKRHSARKQGREASQTASNVNATKSMEAFLRTSQELNAFPTTTENVNQIKTTNVENVEEVFTIQPESSTRNASKRRHRRHHRRRATKRRHRSRKIPLVRRDFDDSSDEVVSLHDRQLRSIEFYDMEHKPKYSANKRGTTRHRFSSRTRRAATARKERVWDHGVIPYEIDGNFSGAHKALFKQAMRHWENFTCVKFVERLPQEHPNYILFTERPCGCCSFVGKRGNGPQAISIGKNCDKFGIVVHELGHVVGFWHEHTRPDRDRHVQIIRDNIMSGQEYNFNKLTEEEVNSLGLPYDYDSIMHYAKNTFSRGTYLDTILPMEIHGKKRPEIGQRLRLSEGDIAQTNLLYRCYKCGRTFQENSGSFGSPILDHPNRSPPVEGERCEWRITATHGERIVLNITSLDIFKSNFCRSDYLEIRDGYWFKSNVLGRYCGSGKIHEPVVSTGSRMLVTYVTSSHQTGHRGFTASYEAVCGGEIEVEDTGHLESPNYPEGYQSSKECVWKLSVPQNFQVALKFQSFEIENHDNCVYDYVEVRDGHNADSPLIGVYCGYKIPPDIKSTGNKLLVKFVSDGSVQKAGFSATFMKEFDECVLIEHGCEHNCINTLGGFECSCKPGYELHSDGKHCEDACGGVFEDSNGTITSPSFPVTYPGNKDCVWEIIAPPQYRITLNFTHFDLEGNNARQQDCEYDSVEVSSKLGDDLLRKHGIFCGSRLPSLITSEGNSLRVTFTSDNSIQKTGFAAVFFTDMDECANNNGGCQHECRNTIGSYQCSCHNGFTLHENGHDCKEGGCKYEIVAPMGTITSPNYPDYYPGLKDCVWHFVTKPGHRIKLVFKVFEMESHQECNYDHIAIYDGDSPDSHVLGKFCGTKEPHPILATGNQMYMVFKSDASVQRKGFLATHSTACGGHLIATTEVKHLYSHAKYGTHNYDHRTDCDWAIEAPPGKNVHFTFVTFQLESESDCNYDFVEVYSGLDTSGLLYGRYCGNSNTTDFISINEALLVRFRTDDTISNKGFMALFVVVDHQDSGENYGGSEDEDADEENL
- the LOC100643173 gene encoding bone morphogenetic protein 1 isoform X1, translating into MRLLPLLSILCLASRCADCRAVDADPGENENTVGRHRHKFTVEELLNTKFPRGISDDVDVDICKAGGFLGDIALPNIKYETEWRQQKLNKSYLEELEKYRDEVLKEGLQVEEEGLTEILQFKNEHDANEAHQENEEIVASQEKSEPIMVDRNQYSMDGELEGGFSFNARNEDARPGVRDEGVEFRLESTTPPTKKRHSARKQGREASQTASNVNATKSMEAFLRTSQELNAFPTTTENVNQIKTTNVENVEEVFTIQPESSTRNASKRRHRRHHRRRATKRRHRSRKIPLVRRDFDDSSDEVVSLHDRQLRSIEFYDMEHKPKYSANKRGTTRHRFSSRTRRAATARKERVWDHGVIPYEIDGNFSGAHKALFKQAMRHWENFTCVKFVERLPQEHPNYILFTERPCGCCSFVGKRGNGPQAISIGKNCDKFGIVVHELGHVVGFWHEHTRPDRDRHVQIIRDNIMSGQEYNFNKLTEEEVNSLGLPYDYDSIMHYAKNTFSRGTYLDTILPMEIHGKKRPEIGQRLRLSEGDIAQTNLLYRCYKCGRTFQENSGSFGSPILDHPNRSPPVEGERCEWRITATHGERIVLNITSLDIFKSNFCRSDYLEIRDGYWFKSNVLGRYCGSGKIHEPVVSTGSRMLVTYVTSSHQTGHRGFTASYEAVCGGEIEVEDTGHLESPNYPEGYQSSKECVWKLSVPQNFQVALKFQSFEIENHDNCVYDYVEVRDGHNADSPLIGVYCGYKIPPDIKSTGNKLLVKFVSDGSVQKAGFSATFMKEFDECVLIEHGCEHNCINTLGGFECSCKPGYELHSDGKHCEDACGGVFEDSNGTITSPSFPVTYPGNKDCVWEIIAPPQYRITLNFTHFDLEGNNARQQDCEYDSVEVSSKLGDDLLRKHGIFCGSRLPSLITSEGNSLRVTFTSDNSIQKTGFAAVFFTDMDECANNNGGCQHECRNTIGSYQCSCHNGFTLHENGHDCKEGGCKYEIVAPMGTITSPNYPDYYPGLKDCVWHFVTKPGHRIKLVFKVFEMESHQECNYDHIAIYDGDSPDSHVLGKFCGTKEPHPILATGNQMYMVFKSDASVQRKGFLATHSTACGGHLIATTEVKHLYSHAKYGTHNYDHRTDCDWAIEAPPGKNVHFTFVTFQLESESDCNYDFVEVYSGLDTSGLLYGRYCGNSNTTDFISINEALLVRFRTDDTISNKGFMALFVVVDHQDSGENYGGSEDEDADEENL